The following are encoded together in the Negativicutes bacterium genome:
- a CDS encoding peptidoglycan DD-metalloendopeptidase family protein, protein MKKQQWIISLLCLCLVAAFSFASADEVSDYEAALAAANAQKAELLGKIEWANQQTNSLLTELAQIDWELDWTGKELAYLQNEKATTEQNVLQGQQQLASIEAELQKKYEVSKTRLRALYENGNVSYLEVLFGSSSFSEFLTSFDQITLLFQRDVELLEEQRLLREQQEEINTSLENYNSYLASLAYQAGVRSEELASMQTERNSLMGNIQSQKESWQASYDAFEAQAVALAETIRQLQAQNQGNVYGSGQYIWPLPSSYVTTDEFGWRDDPFGGSNSNFHGGLDIAGPYGANILAVDNATVIYAGWNTGGYGNMVMLDHGNGIVTVYGHMSQILVGVWDTVDQGDVIGLVGSTGWSTGPHLHIEFRVDGERVDPWNYLA, encoded by the coding sequence ATGAAAAAACAGCAATGGATCATCAGTCTGCTTTGCCTTTGTCTGGTTGCCGCTTTTAGTTTTGCCAGTGCCGATGAAGTATCAGATTATGAAGCGGCTCTGGCGGCGGCCAATGCGCAGAAAGCGGAACTGCTGGGTAAAATTGAATGGGCCAATCAACAGACCAACAGTCTTCTGACGGAACTGGCCCAAATCGATTGGGAGTTGGACTGGACCGGCAAAGAGCTGGCCTATCTGCAAAATGAGAAAGCCACAACAGAGCAGAATGTGCTGCAAGGGCAGCAGCAATTGGCTTCCATCGAGGCGGAACTGCAGAAGAAATACGAAGTTTCCAAAACACGGTTGCGCGCTCTCTATGAGAACGGCAACGTCAGTTACCTGGAAGTCCTCTTCGGCAGTTCCTCCTTCAGTGAATTTCTGACCAGTTTTGATCAGATCACTTTGCTGTTCCAAAGAGATGTCGAATTACTGGAAGAACAGCGTCTCCTGAGGGAGCAGCAAGAGGAAATCAATACGTCTCTGGAAAACTATAACAGTTATTTAGCCTCACTGGCCTACCAGGCCGGCGTCCGCAGTGAGGAACTGGCAAGCATGCAAACGGAGCGCAACAGCTTAATGGGGAACATTCAGAGTCAGAAAGAAAGCTGGCAGGCATCCTATGACGCCTTTGAAGCGCAGGCGGTGGCCTTGGCAGAAACCATCCGTCAATTGCAGGCGCAGAATCAGGGCAATGTCTACGGCAGCGGACAGTATATCTGGCCTCTGCCCAGCTCTTATGTTACAACGGATGAATTCGGCTGGCGGGATGATCCTTTTGGCGGTAGCAATAGTAATTTCCATGGTGGTTTGGATATTGCGGGTCCTTACGGCGCCAATATTTTGGCTGTGGACAACGCCACGGTGATTTATGCCGGCTGGAATACCGGCGGTTATGGCAATATGGTCATGCTCGACCATGGTAACGGCATCGTCACGGTCTATGGTCATATGTCACAAATTTTAGTCGGTGTTTGGGATACCGTCGATCAGGGTGACGTGATCGGGCTGGTGGGATCTACCGGCTGGAGCACAGGACCGCATTTGCATATTGAGTTCCGTGTCGACGGAGAGCGGGTTGACCCCTGGAATTATCTGGCTTAA
- the ftsX gene encoding permease-like cell division protein FtsX: MKPHTIAYYFKEAFTGLRRNGWMMFASVGITLVMFIILGFFLVLTANLDYIARDVEGKLEITAYLDDQVVQEEIALLQSQIEAMPAVKETVFVSNAEALVRLSKKLGSRSDLLAGYESDNPLRNSFEVTTTEIEQVAVVASALEKLHGIAEVKYGREEVEKLLSITQAIRYSMTAVMLALATATLFVMMNTIRLTVFARRQEIQIMKYVGATDWFIRWPFILEGMIMGIFGALLAGGFIFLIYHYFVGYVTTSIPFLPVLPVFPFMRGLFFTLIAGGALIGIIGSALSLGRYLKV, from the coding sequence TTGAAACCCCACACCATCGCTTATTATTTTAAAGAAGCCTTTACCGGTTTGCGCCGCAACGGCTGGATGATGTTTGCTTCGGTGGGTATTACGCTGGTAATGTTTATCATACTGGGATTTTTTCTGGTGCTGACCGCCAACCTGGATTATATCGCGCGCGATGTGGAAGGTAAGTTGGAGATCACCGCATATCTGGACGATCAGGTGGTGCAGGAGGAAATTGCCCTGCTGCAGAGCCAGATTGAAGCCATGCCTGCGGTCAAAGAAACCGTCTTCGTATCCAATGCGGAAGCACTGGTTCGCCTTTCAAAAAAATTAGGCAGCCGTTCGGATTTATTGGCGGGGTATGAAAGCGATAATCCTTTACGCAATTCCTTTGAAGTGACGACGACGGAGATCGAACAGGTCGCTGTGGTGGCATCTGCTTTGGAAAAGCTGCATGGGATCGCGGAAGTCAAGTATGGCAGAGAAGAAGTGGAAAAACTGCTGAGTATCACCCAGGCGATCCGTTATAGCATGACTGCAGTCATGTTGGCTCTGGCTACCGCGACCTTATTTGTGATGATGAATACGATTCGCCTGACTGTATTTGCCCGCAGGCAGGAAATCCAGATCATGAAGTACGTTGGCGCTACCGATTGGTTTATCCGTTGGCCTTTCATTTTGGAGGGAATGATCATGGGGATTTTTGGCGCTTTGCTGGCGGGCGGTTTCATTTTTCTGATTTATCATTATTTTGTCGGTTATGTGACAACCTCGATTCCCTTTCTGCCGGTGCTGCCGGTGTTCCCGTTTATGCGCGGTTTATTCTTCACACTGATAGCCGGGGGTGCCCTGATTGGAATTATCGGCAGTGCGCTTTCCCTGGGCCGTTATTTAAAAGTATAA
- the ftsE gene encoding cell division ATP-binding protein FtsE encodes MFTFDSVSKIYNNRVQALDNVSFSIEKGEFVYLVGPSGAGKSTILRLMTAEERPTAGKITLDNQIINRLRRNRVAALRRRLGVVFQDYRLLPQKTVYENVAFAMQVVESSNREIHNRVPLLLELVGLSTRSKSFPDQLSGGEKQRVAIARALANDPGILICDEPTGNLDPATSWEIMRLLSLVNERGMTVIMATHDKEMVNRMKHRVIVMEGGKKVNERLEGGYNN; translated from the coding sequence ATGTTTACTTTTGATTCAGTCAGTAAAATCTACAACAACCGGGTGCAGGCTTTGGATAATGTCTCCTTTTCCATCGAGAAAGGGGAATTTGTTTATTTGGTGGGTCCCAGCGGCGCCGGCAAATCGACAATTTTACGCCTGATGACTGCCGAAGAGCGCCCAACAGCCGGCAAGATTACGCTGGATAACCAAATCATCAATCGGTTGCGCCGCAACCGGGTGGCGGCCTTACGCCGCAGACTTGGCGTCGTTTTTCAGGATTACCGGCTGCTGCCGCAGAAGACGGTTTATGAAAATGTGGCGTTTGCTATGCAGGTAGTGGAATCATCCAACCGGGAGATTCATAATCGGGTGCCTTTGCTGCTGGAATTGGTTGGTCTGTCAACCAGATCCAAATCCTTTCCCGATCAGCTCTCCGGCGGTGAGAAGCAGCGGGTCGCCATTGCCAGAGCGCTGGCAAATGACCCCGGTATATTAATCTGTGATGAACCAACCGGAAATTTGGATCCGGCGACTTCCTGGGAAATCATGCGCCTTTTGAGTTTGGTCAACGAGCGCGGCATGACCGTCATTATGGCGACGCATGATAAAGAAATGGTCAACCGCATGAAGCATCGGGTCATTGTGATGGAAGGCGGGAAGAAAGTAAATGAACGCCTGGAAGGGGGATATAACAATTGA
- a CDS encoding ribonuclease J yields MAKKGTNKLQLIPLGGVSEIGKNMTALRFGQEIILIDTGLKFPGDDMPGIDYIIPNFSYVLEHRDLIKGLCLTHGHEDHIGGVAYLEQQLKIPIWGSTLTLGLLENKLKEHKITAETHTIQNGDIVQFGHHFKVEFIQNNHSIPDSFALAIRTPAGILIHTGDFKIDQTPVSGPTINLQKLGAYGQEGVLALMIDSTNAEREGFTKSERVVGKTFEEILRSHTEGRILIASFASNIHRIQQVFDVAEKYGRKVSAVGRSMINNIEIAGRLGYLKYNEKNYLPIEAVSSIKDNELLIISTGSQGEPLAGLTRMAMQSHPKVNIREGDLVILSSSPIPGNERLVSKVIDGLYRCGATVIHQGMSEVHVSGHASREELKLILSLTQPRYVIPFHGEYRHQASMVRLAEEMGIGRTRSYLAEIGDVIEISNESLRKVGTVTAGPVYVDSSGVGDVGNAVLRDRTQLSLDGTLTVVMAMDRSHKNILSGPEILTRGFIYVKESEELMRDIRQLVKGIVAEQVQIGNTDLNLIKNTLRDALSGYLFEKTERTPMILPIIMEIS; encoded by the coding sequence ATGGCTAAAAAAGGTACAAACAAATTACAGCTCATTCCCCTGGGCGGTGTGAGCGAAATCGGTAAGAATATGACGGCACTGCGTTTTGGGCAGGAAATCATCCTGATCGATACCGGTTTAAAATTTCCCGGGGATGATATGCCCGGCATCGATTACATTATTCCCAATTTTTCCTATGTTCTGGAACACAGGGATCTGATCAAAGGACTTTGCCTGACTCATGGTCATGAAGATCACATCGGCGGGGTTGCTTATTTGGAACAGCAGCTCAAAATTCCGATCTGGGGTTCCACACTGACCTTGGGCTTATTGGAAAATAAGCTGAAAGAGCACAAAATAACGGCGGAAACCCACACGATTCAAAATGGCGACATTGTACAGTTCGGTCATCATTTTAAAGTTGAATTCATTCAGAATAATCACAGCATCCCGGACAGCTTTGCTTTAGCCATCCGCACACCGGCAGGAATCCTGATCCATACCGGTGACTTTAAGATTGACCAAACGCCGGTCTCTGGACCCACGATCAATCTGCAAAAGCTGGGAGCCTACGGTCAGGAAGGTGTATTGGCTCTGATGATCGACTCAACCAATGCCGAACGGGAAGGCTTCACCAAATCAGAGCGCGTCGTCGGCAAAACGTTTGAAGAAATTCTGCGCAGCCATACCGAAGGACGCATCCTGATCGCCTCGTTCGCCTCCAATATCCATCGCATCCAGCAAGTCTTTGATGTTGCGGAAAAATACGGCCGCAAGGTTTCGGCGGTCGGCCGCAGCATGATCAATAACATTGAGATTGCCGGCCGTTTGGGCTATTTGAAATATAACGAGAAGAATTATCTGCCGATTGAAGCAGTCAGTTCGATCAAAGACAATGAGCTGCTGATTATTTCTACCGGTTCTCAAGGGGAACCGCTGGCCGGACTGACCCGCATGGCCATGCAGAGCCATCCCAAAGTCAACATTCGGGAAGGCGATCTGGTGATCCTCTCCTCTTCTCCGATTCCCGGCAATGAGCGTTTGGTCAGCAAGGTCATCGACGGTCTCTATCGCTGCGGCGCTACCGTGATCCATCAGGGGATGAGCGAAGTTCACGTTTCCGGTCATGCCAGCCGCGAAGAATTAAAACTGATCCTCAGCCTGACGCAGCCGCGTTATGTCATCCCTTTCCACGGCGAGTACCGGCATCAGGCAAGCATGGTACGTTTGGCCGAAGAAATGGGAATCGGCCGTACCCGCAGCTATCTTGCTGAAATCGGTGATGTGATAGAGATTTCCAACGAATCGCTGCGTAAGGTTGGCACCGTCACAGCCGGCCCGGTTTATGTCGACAGCTCGGGAGTCGGTGATGTGGGAAATGCTGTGCTGCGTGACAGAACGCAATTGTCTTTGGATGGTACTCTAACGGTAGTAATGGCAATGGACCGCAGCCATAAGAATATCCTCAGCGGGCCGGAAATTCTGACGCGCGGTTTTATTTATGTCAAAGAATCGGAAGAACTGATGCGGGATATCCGTCAATTGGTCAAGGGTATCGTGGCAGAACAGGTTCAAATCGGCAATACCGACCTAAACCTCATCAAAAACACCTTGCGGGACGCTTTGAGCGGTTATTTGTTTGAAAAAACCGAGCGTACGCCGATGATCCTGCCGATTATCATGGAAATCAGCTGA
- the mreB gene encoding rod shape-determining protein MreB, with protein MFGFGMDVGIDLGTASVLVSIKNKGIVLNEPSVVAVDRDTGKILAIGEEARQMIGRTPGNIIAVRPMREGVIADYDVTQQMLQAFIRKVCGKNRFFGPRLMIGVPSGITTVEQRAVLEAASEAGARQTFLIEEPLAAAMGAGIDVAKPNGAIVVDIGGGTTDVAVISLGGIVVSLAARIAGDKMDEAIIRFMRNEYRLLIGERTAEDIKIQAGTAFPGSREVYLEVRGRDLVTGLPKNVTITSHQAMTAMQEPIDSIVSLVKTVLERTPPELAADIMDRGIIMTGGGALIDGLDKLMTQETGIHTYVADNPIECVGLGTCLALDSLNYLEKNLISSRKR; from the coding sequence ATGTTTGGTTTTGGTATGGATGTTGGCATCGATTTGGGAACCGCCAGTGTTTTGGTTTCCATTAAGAATAAAGGTATTGTACTCAATGAACCTTCTGTTGTTGCGGTCGACAGAGATACCGGCAAGATACTTGCCATCGGGGAAGAAGCGCGTCAAATGATCGGTCGCACCCCGGGCAATATTATTGCTGTCCGCCCCATGCGGGAAGGTGTCATTGCCGATTATGATGTGACCCAACAGATGCTGCAGGCGTTTATTCGCAAAGTCTGCGGTAAAAATCGTTTCTTCGGGCCGCGTCTGATGATTGGGGTTCCTTCCGGAATTACAACGGTCGAGCAAAGAGCCGTGCTGGAAGCAGCCAGCGAAGCCGGAGCACGCCAGACCTTCCTGATCGAAGAACCACTGGCAGCTGCCATGGGGGCTGGCATTGATGTGGCCAAACCGAACGGCGCCATTGTTGTGGATATTGGCGGCGGCACGACTGATGTCGCAGTCATTTCTCTGGGGGGTATTGTCGTTTCTCTAGCGGCCCGCATTGCCGGCGATAAAATGGATGAAGCAATCATTCGCTTTATGCGCAATGAATATCGCCTGTTGATTGGCGAACGCACCGCAGAAGATATCAAGATTCAAGCCGGCACCGCTTTTCCGGGCTCGCGCGAAGTTTATCTGGAAGTGCGCGGCCGTGATTTAGTCACCGGTTTACCCAAAAATGTGACAATTACTTCTCATCAGGCCATGACAGCAATGCAGGAACCGATCGACAGCATCGTCAGTCTGGTAAAAACTGTTTTGGAACGCACTCCGCCGGAACTGGCGGCCGATATCATGGACCGCGGTATCATTATGACAGGCGGCGGTGCTTTGATTGACGGCCTGGATAAATTGATGACGCAGGAAACCGGGATTCATACTTACGTGGCCGATAACCCGATCGAGTGTGTCGGCCTGGGTACCTGTTTGGCGCTGGATTCCTTAAATTACCTGGAGAAGAATCTGATCAGCAGCCGCAAGCGTTAG